One Terriglobia bacterium DNA segment encodes these proteins:
- a CDS encoding dihydrodipicolinate synthase family protein, which yields MLLHGIVPPITTPFYPDGEIYYKKLEANVERYCKSPVAGLVVQGSTGEAILLSDQERRDVLKAAMAAAAPHKLMIAGTGIESARETLRLTEYAASLGYDAAMVRTPHYYKAQINRPQNMLAFYRTIADRSPLPLIIYNFPQATGYDIPAEVVIQLAEHPNIVAIKESSGSIEKVQKMVAFTRHIQRTVAVTEVQEAVTGRMKKAAEAAACSGSLPIAGQSSSSAVVTIAGLKTRQKEVGFQVMVGAAQKLEPSMAVGAVGAILAFACAAPTACFEIYAAWKEMNEKVARQKQERIAEAAVKVVSEMSIPGVKYAMDLNGYFGGPVRLPLLPLTAEEKATVERLMANIHN from the coding sequence ATGCTTCTCCACGGAATTGTTCCTCCGATCACGACGCCGTTCTATCCCGACGGCGAGATTTACTACAAGAAGCTCGAAGCCAACGTCGAGCGCTACTGCAAGTCGCCGGTCGCGGGGCTCGTCGTGCAAGGATCTACAGGCGAAGCCATCCTGCTCAGCGACCAGGAGCGGCGGGACGTGCTCAAGGCGGCCATGGCCGCGGCTGCGCCACACAAGCTGATGATTGCCGGAACCGGCATTGAGTCGGCGCGCGAAACCCTGCGCTTGACCGAGTACGCCGCCTCGCTCGGCTACGACGCTGCCATGGTGCGCACGCCCCATTACTACAAGGCGCAGATCAATCGGCCGCAGAACATGCTCGCCTTCTACCGCACCATCGCCGACCGCTCGCCGCTGCCGCTGATCATCTACAACTTCCCGCAGGCCACCGGCTACGACATTCCCGCCGAGGTAGTGATCCAGCTCGCCGAGCATCCCAACATCGTCGCCATCAAGGAATCCAGCGGCTCGATCGAGAAGGTCCAGAAGATGGTCGCCTTCACGCGCCACATCCAGCGCACCGTGGCTGTCACCGAAGTGCAGGAAGCGGTGACCGGACGGATGAAGAAGGCCGCCGAGGCCGCGGCTTGCTCCGGTAGCCTGCCGATTGCGGGACAGTCATCGTCTTCCGCGGTCGTCACAATCGCGGGATTGAAGACGCGCCAGAAGGAAGTCGGGTTCCAGGTGATGGTGGGCGCGGCGCAGAAACTGGAGCCGTCCATGGCCGTGGGCGCCGTGGGCGCGATTCTGGCGTTTGCCTGCGCCGCTCCGACCGCCTGCTTCGAGATCTACGCGGCGTGGAAAGAGATGAACGAGAAGGTCGCGCGCCAGAAGCAGGAGCGCATCGCGGAGGCGGCGGTGAAGGTAGTCAGCGAGATGAGCATCCCGGGTGTGAAGTATGCCATGGACCTGAACGGCTACTTCGGCGGCCCGGTCCGCCTGCCGCTGCTGCCGCTGACCGCGGAAGAGAAAGCCACGGTCGAGAGGCTGATGGCCAATATCCACAACTAG
- a CDS encoding TetR/AcrR family transcriptional regulator has translation MKGRRHNRRSRPTAGENGETRFDRRLGEILEHATEVFYTKGYEGASMRDLSRTSGMSLAGLYYYFESKEKLLYLIQKHTFSTITEQLQQRLRGVSDPEERVRVFIRNHLEYFLANLKAMKLLSHEDEALTGPLGAEIAAMKRDYYRLIRGMVEELRRTTAKEFNGEISSRAAALSLFGMMNWIYTWHNPRRDPSATELADMMADIFLRGLLGQAHPVSPKAGGTRVGQPSSKPSSVGSAAGQKSSGRAARSASSTI, from the coding sequence ATGAAAGGCCGCAGGCATAACCGCCGGTCGCGCCCCACCGCCGGGGAGAACGGCGAAACCCGCTTCGACCGCCGGCTGGGCGAAATCCTCGAACACGCCACCGAGGTGTTTTACACCAAGGGCTACGAGGGCGCCTCCATGCGCGACCTCTCGCGCACCAGCGGCATGTCGCTGGCGGGGCTGTATTACTATTTCGAGTCCAAAGAGAAACTCCTCTACCTGATCCAGAAGCATACCTTTTCCACCATCACCGAGCAGCTCCAGCAACGGCTGCGCGGTGTTTCCGATCCCGAAGAGCGCGTGCGCGTGTTCATCCGCAATCACCTGGAATATTTTCTGGCGAACCTGAAAGCGATGAAGCTGCTGTCGCACGAGGACGAGGCGCTTACCGGGCCGCTGGGGGCGGAGATCGCGGCGATGAAACGCGATTACTACCGCCTGATTCGCGGCATGGTGGAGGAGTTGCGGCGGACCACGGCCAAGGAGTTCAACGGGGAAATTTCGTCGCGCGCGGCCGCGCTGAGCCTGTTCGGCATGATGAACTGGATTTATACCTGGCACAACCCGCGCCGCGATCCGTCGGCGACGGAGCTGGCGGACATGATGGCGGATATTTTCCTGCGCGGTCTGCTGGGACAAGCCCACCCGGTCTCGCCAAAAGCGGGCGGCACTAGGGTGGGACAACCATCGTCGAAACCGAGCTCTGTGGGGAGCGCGGCGGGGCAGAAGTCGAGCGGACGCGCAGCCCGTTCGGCATCGTCCACGATCTGA
- a CDS encoding enoyl-CoA hydratase/isomerase family protein: MASTTETVAGAKPLVHYRCDAGVGIITLDDPPANTYTYEMNRQLDDAILKARMDTDVHVIVLSGAGDKFFSAGANIKMLASVDPTFKYYFCLHANETLLRLEHTPKLVIAALNGHTVGGGLEIAMAADLRIARRDAGKIGLPEINLGVLPGTGGTQRLSRLVGKSKAIELIVTGNTFSFEEAKELGIVNDIFERENFMENVLEYARQFCPPNKASKAVGNIKRSIQTGCEIPMESALAVERELQALLFNSQDAKEGLTAYVEKRPAEFKAK, translated from the coding sequence ATGGCAAGCACCACTGAGACAGTTGCAGGCGCCAAACCGCTTGTTCACTACCGCTGTGACGCCGGCGTCGGGATCATCACCCTGGACGATCCGCCGGCGAACACCTACACCTACGAGATGAACCGGCAACTGGACGACGCCATCCTGAAGGCGAGGATGGACACGGACGTTCACGTGATCGTGCTCTCCGGCGCGGGCGACAAGTTTTTCTCCGCCGGCGCGAACATCAAGATGCTGGCCAGCGTGGACCCGACCTTCAAGTACTACTTCTGTCTGCACGCCAACGAGACCCTGCTGCGCCTGGAACACACGCCGAAGCTGGTGATCGCGGCGCTGAACGGACACACCGTGGGCGGTGGGTTGGAGATCGCCATGGCTGCGGACTTGCGCATCGCGCGCCGCGACGCGGGCAAGATCGGGCTGCCCGAGATCAACCTGGGAGTTCTGCCCGGCACCGGCGGGACGCAGCGGCTGTCGCGCTTGGTGGGCAAGTCGAAAGCGATCGAGCTGATCGTGACCGGGAACACGTTTTCCTTCGAAGAGGCGAAAGAGCTCGGGATTGTGAACGACATCTTCGAGCGCGAGAATTTCATGGAGAACGTGCTGGAGTACGCGCGCCAGTTCTGCCCGCCCAACAAGGCGTCGAAGGCGGTGGGGAACATCAAGCGCTCCATCCAGACCGGGTGCGAGATTCCCATGGAGTCGGCGCTGGCGGTGGAGCGCGAGCTGCAGGCGCTGCTGTTCAACAGCCAGGACGCCAAGGAAGGCTTGACGGCGTACGTGGAGAAGCGGCCGGCGGAGTTCAAAGCGAAATAG
- a CDS encoding phenylacetate-CoA oxygenase subunit PaaI has translation MPGKVLKIGTFSDWVGLFDEWRKDVGVNQGEVAGFKFDTLYGAIETDEIQFGHYKGRRKWENLRQIPTQQMRDALMNLIVYQGDTEFASVEQQRWLYETAPTDYDRKALLRVWIEEMRHGWQMCALLVDHFGHSGKVEAQKMLERRAFENKRLLGAFNVDVDNWMDFFTYTDFVDRDGKFQLQMLKYSAFAPLGRSMSYMLREEAFHMGTGNDGLARVVKAGRVPAWLIQKYLNKWISGSYDLFGTDHSSSAHWVYVWGIKGRYDEPKNASTPDLDDLNDYNRNLYRDEVAGLIERLNKYLPAGTDPLYAPDIKFNRAIGRWAGQKFHPKTGEAMEDKAYQQQLNEFLPTAADKQLLVEIIHNEKNWIAEKTGARDPLESIGEVRKSAINL, from the coding sequence ATGCCGGGCAAAGTCCTGAAGATCGGAACGTTCAGCGACTGGGTGGGACTGTTTGACGAGTGGCGCAAGGACGTCGGCGTGAATCAGGGTGAGGTTGCCGGATTCAAGTTCGACACGCTCTATGGCGCGATCGAGACCGACGAGATCCAGTTCGGCCACTACAAGGGCCGGCGCAAGTGGGAAAACCTGCGCCAGATACCGACGCAGCAGATGCGCGACGCGCTGATGAACCTGATCGTCTACCAGGGCGACACCGAATTTGCCAGCGTCGAGCAGCAGCGCTGGCTGTACGAAACCGCGCCCACCGATTACGACCGCAAGGCGCTGCTGCGGGTCTGGATCGAGGAGATGCGGCACGGCTGGCAAATGTGCGCCCTGCTGGTGGACCACTTCGGACACTCAGGGAAAGTCGAAGCGCAGAAGATGCTGGAGCGGCGCGCGTTCGAGAACAAGCGCCTGCTGGGCGCCTTCAACGTGGACGTGGACAACTGGATGGACTTTTTCACCTACACGGATTTCGTGGACCGCGACGGAAAATTCCAGTTGCAGATGCTGAAGTACTCGGCGTTCGCGCCGCTGGGGCGCTCGATGTCCTACATGCTGCGTGAAGAGGCGTTCCACATGGGCACCGGCAACGACGGCTTGGCGCGCGTCGTAAAGGCCGGCAGGGTGCCGGCGTGGCTGATCCAGAAATACCTGAACAAGTGGATTTCGGGATCGTACGACCTGTTCGGCACCGATCATTCGTCGTCGGCGCACTGGGTCTATGTGTGGGGCATCAAGGGCCGGTACGACGAGCCAAAGAACGCGAGCACGCCTGACCTCGATGATCTGAACGACTACAACCGCAATCTGTATCGCGACGAGGTGGCGGGATTGATCGAGCGGCTGAACAAATATTTGCCGGCGGGAACCGATCCGCTGTATGCGCCGGACATCAAGTTCAACCGCGCCATCGGGCGCTGGGCGGGACAGAAGTTCCATCCGAAAACCGGCGAGGCGATGGAAGACAAAGCATACCAACAGCAATTGAATGAATTTCTGCCGACCGCTGCGGACAAGCAATTGCTGGTGGAGATCATCCACAACGAGAAGAACTGGATCGCCGAAAAGACCGGCGCGCGCGATCCGCTGGAGTCGATCGGGGAAGTAAGGAAGTCGGCGATAAATCTTTAG
- a CDS encoding CoA-transferase translates to MTTPAHISERTGYTLGELMVASAAREIRDHEVVFVGMRLPLIAFVVAKRTHAPNAVGLFENGVIRTTPAPELIYTMADPPNIQGATQCLDMLSVMSLLQAGRVDLGFLGAAEVDRFGNLNSTRVGLAKAQQPTASGQRTMAKGSFTRLPGSGGACDIASLAKRFVVLLEHSKRRLPERVAYVTSPGNGDGAGWRQRVGLPRGGPSAVITTKAVLRFGEDGEARLASVHPGVAVEEVVANTGWKLRVLDNVAETPSPSAAELQAIREYDKEGFWTK, encoded by the coding sequence ATGACCACCCCCGCCCACATTTCGGAGCGCACCGGCTACACGCTGGGCGAGTTGATGGTCGCCTCGGCGGCGCGCGAGATTCGCGATCACGAAGTGGTGTTCGTGGGAATGCGGCTGCCGCTGATCGCTTTCGTGGTGGCGAAGCGCACGCATGCGCCGAATGCGGTGGGGTTGTTCGAGAATGGCGTGATCCGGACAACGCCGGCGCCGGAGTTGATCTACACCATGGCCGATCCTCCGAACATCCAGGGGGCAACGCAGTGCCTCGACATGCTGAGCGTGATGAGCCTGCTGCAAGCGGGGAGAGTAGACCTCGGATTCCTGGGAGCGGCGGAGGTGGATCGCTTCGGGAATCTGAATTCAACGCGTGTCGGGTTGGCCAAAGCCCAACAACCGACGGCCAGCGGCCAACGGACAATGGCCAAAGGCAGTTTCACGCGACTGCCAGGTTCCGGCGGTGCGTGCGATATCGCTTCGCTCGCGAAACGTTTTGTTGTGCTGCTGGAACATTCCAAGCGGCGGCTGCCGGAGAGAGTTGCCTATGTCACCAGTCCGGGCAATGGCGACGGTGCGGGGTGGCGCCAGCGCGTTGGTCTGCCGCGCGGCGGGCCGAGTGCGGTGATCACCACCAAGGCAGTGCTGCGGTTTGGGGAGGACGGCGAGGCGCGACTGGCGTCGGTGCATCCCGGCGTGGCGGTCGAGGAAGTCGTGGCGAACACCGGATGGAAACTGCGCGTCCTTGACAATGTGGCGGAGACGCCTTCGCCGAGCGCGGCGGAGTTGCAAGCCATCCGGGAGTACGACAAAGAAGGTTTCTGGACGAAGTAG
- a CDS encoding enoyl-CoA hydratase/isomerase family protein, whose protein sequence is MATATRNWKYQRLMVSLQAPVARIILANPPVNVMDVPMMEELLVAMEQIEARADIAAVVFAGSDRAFSAGVDVSAHTPDKVGDMLVKMHAVMRALADTRKVTIAAVRGNCFGGGAELAAMCDLVFTTDTANWGFPEITLGCFPPVAAVVLSAIVGQKRAADLILTGRKISGEEAMRIGLANEAVPEDELSELVDETSERLGKLSAASLAMTKKALYSWDAIHFDKGLMRAEQIYLEELMKLEDAHEGIKAFMEKRKPVWKGK, encoded by the coding sequence ATGGCGACCGCGACCAGGAATTGGAAGTACCAGCGCCTCATGGTCTCCCTGCAGGCGCCGGTGGCGCGCATCATCCTGGCAAACCCGCCGGTGAACGTGATGGATGTTCCGATGATGGAGGAGTTGCTGGTCGCGATGGAGCAGATCGAAGCGCGGGCCGACATCGCGGCCGTGGTGTTTGCGGGCAGCGACCGCGCGTTCTCCGCGGGGGTGGACGTGAGCGCGCACACTCCGGACAAAGTGGGGGACATGCTGGTGAAAATGCACGCGGTGATGCGCGCGCTGGCCGACACCCGCAAGGTGACCATCGCGGCGGTGCGTGGCAACTGCTTCGGTGGCGGCGCGGAGCTGGCCGCGATGTGCGACCTGGTGTTCACCACCGACACCGCGAACTGGGGATTTCCGGAGATCACGCTGGGTTGCTTTCCTCCGGTGGCGGCGGTGGTGCTTTCGGCAATCGTCGGGCAGAAGCGCGCTGCCGACCTGATCCTGACCGGGCGCAAGATCAGCGGCGAGGAAGCGATGCGGATCGGGCTGGCCAATGAAGCTGTGCCGGAGGACGAGTTGTCGGAGTTGGTGGACGAAACCTCGGAGCGGCTGGGCAAGCTGAGCGCGGCGTCGCTGGCGATGACCAAGAAGGCGCTTTATTCGTGGGACGCGATTCATTTCGACAAGGGACTGATGCGCGCCGAACAGATTTACCTGGAGGAGCTGATGAAACTGGAGGACGCGCACGAGGGAATCAAGGCGTTTATGGAGAAACGGAAGCCGGTGTGGAAGGGGAAGTGA
- a CDS encoding CoA transferase subunit A, whose translation MSKLVTMGDAIARFVPDGSSVVLGCQLEQMIPFAAGHEVMRQKKRGLTLVGPISDILFDQMIGAGCAARVIAAWVGNVMMGSAYNFRRAVEQEGLKVTDMTNFTVALALQAAAMGVPFLPTLSAMGSDVARDNEFFAEIESPFADDNSRSLPLASLGVGMTPKREQMTVDGGVAHRKQKLHAVRALHPDVTIVHVQRADAEGNAHCWGNFGIMLEAVKAAQRVIVTAEEVVAPEVIASDPNRTVIPGFLVSAVVEAPMGAHPSPVQGYYKRDDAYFRQYHEQTKTKADFDAWAQRWVHGVADRAAYVALLGECRVKELGVKQHAYAAAADFGY comes from the coding sequence ATGTCTAAGCTGGTAACCATGGGCGACGCGATTGCCCGGTTCGTGCCGGACGGGAGCAGTGTCGTGCTTGGCTGCCAGTTGGAGCAGATGATTCCGTTTGCCGCCGGACACGAGGTCATGCGGCAGAAGAAGCGTGGGCTGACGCTGGTGGGGCCGATTTCGGACATCCTGTTCGACCAGATGATTGGCGCGGGGTGCGCGGCGCGGGTGATCGCCGCCTGGGTGGGCAACGTGATGATGGGCTCGGCGTACAACTTCCGGCGCGCGGTGGAGCAGGAAGGGCTGAAGGTCACCGACATGACCAACTTCACCGTCGCGCTAGCGCTGCAGGCGGCTGCCATGGGCGTGCCTTTCCTGCCGACGCTGTCGGCGATGGGGAGTGACGTAGCGCGGGATAACGAGTTCTTTGCCGAGATTGAATCGCCGTTCGCTGACGACAACAGCAGGTCCCTCCCCCTCGCTTCGCTCGGCGTCGGGATGACACCCAAGAGAGAGCAGATGACCGTAGACGGAGGCGTGGCGCATCGCAAACAGAAGCTGCATGCCGTGAGGGCACTGCATCCGGATGTCACCATCGTGCACGTGCAGCGGGCGGACGCTGAGGGCAATGCGCACTGCTGGGGAAATTTCGGGATCATGCTGGAGGCGGTGAAGGCGGCCCAGCGTGTCATCGTGACGGCGGAGGAGGTGGTTGCGCCGGAGGTGATCGCCAGCGACCCGAACCGCACCGTGATTCCCGGGTTCCTGGTGAGCGCCGTGGTGGAGGCGCCGATGGGGGCGCATCCGTCGCCGGTCCAGGGATATTACAAGCGCGATGACGCGTACTTCCGCCAGTATCACGAGCAGACGAAGACTAAAGCGGATTTTGATGCGTGGGCACAGCGCTGGGTGCACGGTGTGGCGGACCGCGCCGCATATGTCGCACTGCTGGGCGAGTGTCGCGTAAAAGAGCTGGGCGTAAAGCAGCACGCGTACGCCGCAGCGGCGGATTTCGGATACTAA
- a CDS encoding sulfurtransferase: MEFEITPAELKQKLDNGEAPLLLDVREPVELQMAHLEGTVHIPMGEIPMRANQELDPDAHIVVMCHHGVRSLNVTNWLRLQGFEKVQSMRGGIDRWSREVDSKVPTY; the protein is encoded by the coding sequence ATGGAATTTGAAATTACACCCGCAGAGCTGAAGCAGAAGCTCGATAACGGCGAGGCTCCCTTGCTGCTCGACGTGCGCGAGCCGGTGGAACTGCAGATGGCGCACCTCGAGGGCACGGTTCATATTCCGATGGGCGAGATCCCCATGCGCGCCAACCAGGAACTGGACCCGGACGCGCACATCGTGGTCATGTGCCATCACGGCGTGCGTTCGCTGAACGTGACCAACTGGCTGCGGCTGCAAGGATTCGAGAAGGTGCAGTCGATGCGCGGCGGGATAGACCGCTGGTCGCGCGAAGTGGACTCGAAGGTTCCGACGTACTGA
- a CDS encoding (2Fe-2S)-binding protein — protein MKKELITLKINGRTHELASEPNKLLLDVLRRDLGLTGSKRGCDDSSCGACTVQLDGVPVLSCTLLAASCQDQVITTVEGIAEHGSLAAIQKAYGDWGGAQCGYCTPGFMMTVDHLLTENPNPSEDDIRGALSGNLCRCTGYMQMFQAIKAAIEAERKGREAVSR, from the coding sequence ATGAAAAAAGAACTCATCACTCTGAAGATCAACGGGCGCACCCACGAGCTCGCCAGCGAGCCCAACAAGCTGCTGCTCGATGTCTTGCGGCGGGACCTGGGGCTGACGGGCTCGAAGCGCGGTTGCGACGACTCCTCGTGCGGCGCCTGCACGGTGCAATTGGACGGTGTGCCCGTGCTCTCGTGCACACTGCTGGCGGCGTCCTGCCAGGATCAGGTGATCACCACGGTGGAGGGCATCGCGGAGCACGGATCGCTGGCTGCGATTCAGAAAGCGTATGGCGACTGGGGCGGCGCCCAGTGCGGCTACTGCACGCCCGGCTTCATGATGACCGTGGATCACTTGCTGACGGAGAATCCCAATCCATCGGAAGACGATATACGTGGTGCGTTAAGCGGAAACCTGTGCCGTTGCACCGGGTACATGCAGATGTTCCAGGCAATCAAGGCGGCGATCGAAGCGGAGCGCAAGGGGAGAGAAGCGGTGAGCCGATGA
- a CDS encoding DUF1330 domain-containing protein — protein MTYVVVTIKKVKDIEAFREYAVKVYPIIERYGGKYVAVDKTPDVRSGEWPFVRTVIVAYPNFAAAQKWYDSPEYQEIVPIRMRAIDANIAMVRDPDEAGIDMDPRKSGA, from the coding sequence ATGACATACGTGGTTGTCACCATCAAGAAAGTGAAAGACATCGAAGCGTTCCGCGAGTACGCCGTGAAGGTGTACCCGATCATCGAGCGGTATGGCGGAAAGTACGTGGCGGTGGACAAAACCCCGGACGTGCGCTCGGGCGAGTGGCCGTTCGTGCGCACCGTGATTGTTGCCTATCCCAATTTTGCGGCGGCGCAGAAGTGGTACGACTCTCCCGAGTACCAGGAGATCGTTCCCATTCGAATGCGAGCCATTGACGCCAACATTGCCATGGTGCGCGATCCAGATGAGGCGGGTATCGACATGGATCCGCGGAAGAGCGGAGCATGA
- a CDS encoding molybdopterin-dependent oxidoreductase — translation MSEFSAIGKPVAFVDAAEKTTGHGKYTDDLSVPGMLIGKILHSPHPHARIKSTDTSRARAFPGVVAVITGHDAPTTYGILPIGHDEHALALDKVRYVGDNVACVVAVDEATAEEALELIDVEYELLPAWFDPEQSMKAESDFIHEKRPRNIEKEYHHTFGDPDKAFAEADYVAEARYVANEVTHAAMEPHSTLAAFEFDPQTGKPGRLTVWSSTQVPYYLQHKLSLVLDIPMSQIRVIKPLVGGGFGGKSEVIPLEITAAIAARAAHAPVKITYTREEVFWAHRGRPRTIMDLRMGAMNDGRIVAVAARVIQDGGGYCSYGPVTILYSGALLGALYDIPNVRYDGYRVLTNKPACGAMRGHGTVNVRFAFESQLDEIAAALKLDPADMRRRNLLKPPCVTVNGLRVLSYGLRECIEKVVERSKWSEKRGSAANGQPPMANGDSLRRGLGIACSHYVSGAANSIIRSDMPHSTVNLKVDRDGGVVAYTGASEIGQGSDTMTAQIIAEVLGCDLSRVKVVAADTDLTPIDLGSYSSRVTFMNGNASLRAAEEVKKKIASAAARRLDCAIEDVVFRGDKVFRRGTENVARASLPANSTQQTASILAGKDRPTGAAGEGARSPSSAVKAQGRVEGQILRGSVQQKRKNEDEGPRDWMSFEEAVVAAIEFSGALTGTGSYAPPAEARGGQFKGAGVGPSPAYSYSAQVAEVSVDEETGAVTVHKIWAAHDCGRALNPVAVEGQVIGSVWMGLGQALEEEMVWKDGLLMNPGLLEYRSPSAAESPEIECMIVESIDPEGPFGAKEAGEGSLAATIPAISNAIYDAVGVRLREVPFTPERVLAALRAKKGDKKLNMTRDVDPTAPATFPEHGGALCFKGRGPARHPLDVARAPSPADLGGDR, via the coding sequence ATGAGCGAATTCAGCGCCATCGGTAAGCCCGTCGCCTTCGTCGATGCGGCGGAGAAAACCACCGGCCATGGCAAATACACCGACGACCTCAGCGTGCCCGGAATGCTGATTGGGAAGATTCTTCATTCTCCGCATCCGCACGCGCGGATCAAGAGTACGGATACGTCGCGTGCGCGGGCGTTCCCGGGAGTCGTCGCCGTTATCACCGGCCATGATGCGCCGACGACGTACGGCATCCTGCCGATCGGCCACGACGAGCACGCGCTGGCGCTGGACAAAGTGCGCTATGTCGGGGACAACGTCGCATGCGTGGTGGCGGTGGATGAGGCGACAGCGGAAGAGGCGCTCGAGTTGATCGATGTCGAGTACGAGTTGCTGCCGGCGTGGTTCGATCCCGAGCAATCGATGAAGGCGGAGAGCGACTTCATTCATGAGAAGCGGCCACGCAATATCGAGAAGGAATATCACCACACCTTCGGCGATCCGGACAAGGCGTTCGCCGAGGCGGACTACGTAGCCGAGGCGCGCTACGTCGCCAACGAGGTGACACACGCCGCCATGGAGCCACATTCCACGCTGGCGGCATTCGAGTTTGATCCGCAAACCGGAAAGCCGGGGCGGCTGACGGTGTGGTCGTCCACGCAGGTGCCCTACTATCTCCAGCACAAGCTCTCGCTGGTGCTGGACATTCCGATGTCGCAGATTCGCGTGATCAAGCCGCTGGTGGGCGGCGGCTTCGGCGGCAAAAGCGAGGTCATCCCGCTGGAAATCACGGCGGCCATCGCGGCGCGCGCCGCCCACGCGCCGGTGAAGATCACCTATACGCGGGAAGAGGTTTTCTGGGCGCATCGCGGCCGGCCGCGCACCATCATGGACCTGAGAATGGGCGCGATGAACGACGGGCGAATCGTCGCCGTGGCGGCACGCGTAATCCAGGACGGCGGCGGGTACTGCTCCTACGGCCCGGTCACGATCTTGTATTCCGGTGCGCTTCTGGGGGCGCTGTACGACATTCCCAACGTGCGCTACGACGGCTATCGCGTGCTGACCAACAAGCCGGCATGCGGCGCCATGCGCGGGCACGGCACGGTGAATGTGCGCTTCGCTTTTGAATCGCAGCTTGACGAGATTGCGGCCGCGCTGAAGCTGGACCCGGCAGATATGCGGCGCAGGAATCTGCTGAAGCCGCCGTGCGTGACGGTGAACGGGCTGCGGGTGCTCAGTTACGGGTTGCGCGAGTGCATCGAGAAGGTCGTGGAACGATCCAAGTGGAGCGAGAAGCGTGGCTCTGCGGCTAACGGCCAACCGCCAATGGCCAACGGCGATTCACTCCGCCGCGGTCTCGGCATTGCCTGCTCGCACTACGTCAGCGGCGCGGCGAATTCCATCATCCGTTCCGACATGCCGCACTCCACGGTGAACCTCAAGGTGGACCGCGACGGCGGCGTGGTGGCGTACACCGGCGCGTCAGAAATCGGGCAGGGCTCGGACACCATGACCGCGCAGATCATTGCCGAAGTTCTGGGTTGCGATTTGTCGCGCGTCAAGGTGGTTGCCGCCGACACCGACCTCACGCCGATTGATCTGGGTTCGTATTCCAGCCGCGTGACATTTATGAACGGCAACGCGTCGCTGCGCGCGGCCGAAGAGGTGAAGAAGAAGATCGCCAGTGCGGCTGCGCGCAGGCTGGATTGCGCCATTGAAGACGTTGTATTTCGCGGCGACAAAGTCTTCCGCAGAGGCACAGAGAATGTGGCGCGGGCGTCCTTGCCCGCGAATTCTACCCAGCAAACAGCCTCGATCCTTGCCGGCAAAGATCGTCCAACTGGGGCTGCGGGCGAGGGAGCGCGCTCGCCCTCGAGCGCGGTGAAGGCCCAAGGTCGCGTGGAGGGCCAGATTCTGCGCGGCTCGGTCCAGCAGAAGAGAAAGAATGAAGACGAAGGCCCCCGAGACTGGATGAGCTTCGAAGAGGCCGTGGTCGCGGCGATTGAGTTCAGCGGCGCGCTCACCGGCACCGGGTCGTACGCGCCGCCGGCGGAGGCGCGTGGCGGGCAGTTCAAGGGCGCAGGAGTCGGTCCATCGCCGGCGTACTCGTATTCCGCGCAGGTGGCAGAGGTCAGCGTGGACGAGGAGACCGGCGCGGTCACCGTCCACAAGATCTGGGCGGCGCACGATTGCGGGCGCGCGCTGAATCCGGTCGCGGTCGAGGGCCAGGTGATCGGCTCAGTGTGGATGGGGCTGGGGCAGGCGCTGGAAGAAGAGATGGTGTGGAAGGACGGCCTGCTGATGAACCCCGGCCTGCTCGAGTACAGATCGCCGTCGGCGGCGGAGTCGCCGGAAATCGAGTGCATGATCGTGGAGAGCATTGATCCCGAGGGTCCGTTCGGCGCCAAGGAAGCGGGCGAAGGCTCGCTGGCGGCGACGATTCCTGCGATCTCGAACGCGATCTACGATGCGGTTGGCGTGCGGCTGCGGGAAGTGCCGTTCACGCCGGAACGCGTGCTCGCGGCGCTCCGCGCGAAAAAAGGCGACAAGAAGTTGAACATGACGCGCGACGTGGACCCGACCGCGCCCGCGACTTTCCCCGAACACGGCGGCGCGCTCTGCTTCAAGGGCAGAGGCCCGGCGCGGCACCCACTCGATGTGGCGCGGGCGCCCTCGCCCGCGGACCTGGGAGGCGACCGCTGA